Proteins encoded together in one Sinorhizobium meliloti window:
- a CDS encoding L,D-transpeptidase family protein: MSSLPALSRRQFLRTSGLAIASAGLAGCTSSMNTNRFREQTMPVYRNPALESRWNGPPGGIFEGPVGEGPIGLPPQDAYYAEIYAAREDGGFLIPEVPFRQIDPRFYRQEVGDPFGEAPGTIVVDTADRYLYLVQPGGRAMRYGVGLGREGFAWSGRGLIQWKQKWPKWTPPNEMIARQPVLAKYSADNGGMPPGLDNPLGSRALYIFQNGQDTLYRVHGTPEWQSIGKAVSSGCVRMVNQDVIDLYDRVRNKAPILVI, from the coding sequence ATGTCATCACTGCCAGCTTTGTCCCGACGTCAGTTTCTCCGCACATCCGGCTTGGCAATCGCCTCCGCCGGACTTGCGGGTTGCACCTCTTCGATGAATACGAACCGCTTCCGCGAGCAGACGATGCCGGTCTACCGCAATCCTGCGCTCGAAAGCCGCTGGAACGGGCCGCCGGGCGGGATCTTCGAGGGACCGGTCGGCGAGGGGCCGATCGGCCTGCCGCCGCAGGATGCCTATTACGCGGAGATCTATGCGGCGCGGGAGGATGGCGGCTTTCTCATCCCGGAGGTGCCCTTCAGACAGATCGATCCGCGCTTCTATCGCCAGGAGGTCGGCGATCCCTTCGGTGAGGCCCCGGGCACGATCGTCGTCGATACGGCCGACCGCTATCTGTACCTCGTCCAGCCGGGCGGGCGGGCGATGCGCTATGGCGTCGGGTTAGGCCGCGAAGGCTTCGCCTGGTCGGGCCGCGGTCTGATCCAGTGGAAGCAGAAATGGCCGAAGTGGACGCCGCCGAACGAAATGATCGCCCGTCAGCCGGTACTGGCGAAATATTCCGCCGATAATGGCGGCATGCCGCCGGGACTCGACAATCCGCTCGGCTCGCGCGCTCTCTACATCTTTCAGAACGGCCAGGATACGCTCTATCGCGTCCACGGGACGCCCGAATGGCAATCGATCGGCAAGGCGGTCTCTTCCGGTTGCGTCCGCATGGTCAATCAGGACGTGATCGATCTTTACGATCGCGTGCGCAACAAGGCGCCGATCCTCGTCATCTGA
- a CDS encoding GNAT family N-acetyltransferase, protein MTLPVWNEEAIAKSHDRQSFDCGDPAMNDFLRRFARQSHEQNASKTFCAIDVATPNRVLGFYTLAPSAVKRDDVPASMTQGLAQHEVSGFKLARIATDVSVAGHGLGGQLLAAAALRCLRVASEAGGVLLIIDAKGERAARWYAGYGAEPLQNRPLTLVMPLVTFAADLKAKGLL, encoded by the coding sequence ATGACGCTGCCGGTCTGGAACGAGGAAGCAATCGCGAAATCGCATGACCGCCAGTCCTTCGACTGTGGCGATCCCGCCATGAATGATTTTCTTCGACGCTTTGCGCGTCAAAGCCACGAACAGAATGCCTCAAAAACCTTCTGCGCGATCGATGTCGCCACGCCTAACCGCGTGCTCGGCTTCTACACGTTGGCCCCTTCTGCCGTGAAGCGCGACGACGTGCCGGCGTCGATGACGCAGGGGTTGGCCCAGCACGAGGTCTCCGGGTTTAAGCTGGCGCGGATCGCCACCGATGTCAGCGTAGCGGGTCACGGCCTGGGCGGTCAGCTTCTCGCCGCCGCGGCGCTTCGCTGCTTGCGGGTCGCGTCCGAAGCCGGCGGCGTGCTGCTGATTATCGACGCCAAAGGCGAGCGTGCTGCGCGATGGTATGCCGGCTACGGAGCAGAGCCGCTTCAGAACCGGCCGCTCACGCTGGTCATGCCGCTGGTCACCTTCGCCGCCGATCTCAAGGCCAAGGGTCTTCTCTGA
- a CDS encoding DUF1778 domain-containing protein encodes MPRAAVDDNKRMNLRVSPETKAKLVRAAALRDTDLTNFVTQTALREAEAVIEAADVVRLSARDHARVLELLENPPKPNAKLRAAIAALPDTL; translated from the coding sequence ATGCCCCGAGCTGCCGTAGATGACAATAAGCGCATGAATCTGCGGGTCTCGCCGGAAACGAAGGCCAAGCTCGTGCGCGCCGCTGCGTTGCGCGACACCGATCTAACCAACTTCGTTACGCAGACCGCCTTGCGTGAAGCCGAGGCCGTGATCGAGGCGGCCGATGTCGTGCGCTTGTCTGCGCGCGATCATGCGCGTGTGCTCGAACTGCTGGAAAATCCCCCCAAGCCCAACGCGAAGCTGCGGGCAGCGATAGCGGCGTTGCCTGATACTCTATGA
- a CDS encoding MarR family winged helix-turn-helix transcriptional regulator — protein sequence MTRKAAKFDADSDEVLALGRQLCFAVYSAAHAFNRAYKPLLDRFGLTYPQYLVLLTLWQQDRMTVKRIGEELGLDSGTLSPLLKRLEAGGYVRRVRDAADERQVIVSLTDGGRELKAEAFGILRDIGSASGCSLEEVGELRDALHRLTQRLAGSRHES from the coding sequence ATGACGAGGAAAGCGGCAAAATTCGACGCAGATTCCGATGAGGTGCTGGCGCTCGGCCGCCAGCTCTGTTTCGCCGTCTACTCGGCGGCGCATGCCTTCAATCGCGCCTACAAGCCGTTGCTCGACCGCTTCGGGCTGACCTATCCGCAATATCTCGTGCTGCTCACGCTCTGGCAGCAGGACCGCATGACGGTGAAACGAATCGGCGAAGAACTGGGCCTCGATTCAGGCACCCTTTCGCCTCTGCTCAAACGGCTGGAAGCAGGCGGATATGTCCGCCGCGTACGCGATGCGGCGGACGAGCGGCAGGTGATCGTCAGCCTGACGGATGGCGGCCGGGAGCTGAAGGCCGAAGCCTTCGGAATTCTGCGCGACATCGGCAGTGCATCAGGCTGCAGCCTGGAGGAGGTCGGCGAATTGCGCGACGCGCTGCACAGGCTGACGCAGCGGCTGGCCGGGAGTCGACACGAAAGCTGA
- a CDS encoding organic hydroperoxide resistance protein, whose product MPILYRTTASATGGRAGQAKSKDGVLDVTLTVPKELGGDGARGTNPEQLFAAGYSACFLGALKFVAGKEKVKLAEDTTVTGTVGIGPRDDGTGFFIDAALEISSPGVEKAVLEDLVQKAHIVCPYSHATRGNVDVKLTVA is encoded by the coding sequence ATGCCCATCCTCTACCGCACTACCGCGTCCGCGACCGGCGGCCGCGCCGGTCAGGCCAAGAGCAAGGACGGCGTTCTCGACGTGACGCTGACCGTTCCAAAGGAACTCGGAGGCGACGGCGCGCGCGGCACCAATCCCGAGCAACTCTTTGCCGCCGGCTATTCCGCCTGCTTCCTCGGTGCACTGAAATTCGTCGCCGGCAAGGAGAAGGTAAAGCTTGCGGAAGACACGACGGTGACGGGCACTGTCGGCATCGGACCCCGCGACGACGGGACAGGCTTCTTTATCGACGCGGCGCTGGAAATCTCGTCGCCCGGCGTGGAAAAGGCGGTCCTGGAAGACCTCGTCCAGAAAGCGCATATCGTTTGCCCTTACAGCCACGCGACCAGGGGCAATGTCGACGTTAAGCTGACGGTGGCCTGA
- a CDS encoding alkylphosphonate utilization protein, whose product MDVKDSNGAVLKDGDNVILIKDLKVKGTSATLKRGTLVKGIRLTDDPDEVECRVEKIKGLVLRTEFLKKA is encoded by the coding sequence ATGGACGTCAAGGATTCGAATGGCGCCGTTCTCAAGGACGGCGACAATGTCATCCTGATCAAGGATCTGAAGGTAAAGGGAACTTCCGCCACGCTGAAGCGTGGCACGTTGGTCAAGGGCATCCGCCTGACGGACGATCCGGACGAGGTCGAATGCCGGGTAGAAAAAATCAAGGGACTGGTGCTGCGTACCGAGTTTCTGAAGAAGGCGTGA
- a CDS encoding DUF853 domain-containing protein, producing MLQEGKIYIGTSRKPDDTINKGEYLELKFGNRHGLITGATGTGKTVTLQILAEGFSNAGVPVFCADVKGDLSGIGAMGEPKDFLLKRAEQIGLEPYDFQEFPVIFWDLYGEKGHRVRTTISEMGPLLLSRLMNATDPQEGVLNIAFKIADEGGLPLLDLKDLQALLNYMGENASELSNRFGFISKASVGSIQRELLILEQQGAEHFFGEPALKITDIMRTTNDGRGAISVLAADKLMMNPRLYATFLLWLLSELFEELPEVGDPDKPKLVFFFDEAHLLFNDAPKVLVERVEQVVRLIRSKGVGVFFVTQNPLDVPETVLAQLGNRVQHALRAYSPREQKAVKTAADTFRPNPDFNCADVITNLGTGEALVSTLEGKGSPSIVERTLVRPPSSRLGPLTDAERQKVVDVSPVRGLYDEDFDRDSAYEMLAKRAAKAAEQAEAARQAEEKPAEETSGGSRWTLPGFGDDAAEAPSGKQARPRSSGYKRETIMEAAMKSVARTVATQVGRALVRGILGSLKR from the coding sequence ATGCTGCAGGAAGGCAAGATCTATATCGGAACCAGCCGCAAGCCGGACGATACGATCAACAAAGGCGAATATCTGGAGCTGAAGTTCGGCAATCGCCACGGGCTGATCACCGGCGCCACTGGGACCGGCAAGACCGTGACGCTGCAGATCCTGGCCGAGGGTTTCTCGAATGCGGGCGTTCCGGTCTTCTGCGCGGACGTGAAGGGCGACCTGTCCGGTATCGGCGCGATGGGCGAGCCCAAGGACTTCCTGCTGAAGCGCGCCGAGCAGATCGGCCTCGAGCCTTACGATTTCCAGGAATTCCCGGTGATCTTCTGGGATCTCTACGGCGAGAAGGGCCACAGGGTCCGCACCACCATTTCCGAAATGGGCCCACTTCTTCTGTCGCGGCTGATGAATGCGACGGACCCGCAGGAAGGCGTGTTGAACATCGCCTTCAAGATCGCCGACGAGGGCGGCCTGCCGCTGCTCGACCTCAAGGACCTGCAGGCGCTGCTCAATTACATGGGCGAGAATGCGAGCGAGCTTTCCAATCGGTTCGGCTTCATCTCCAAGGCCTCCGTCGGCTCTATCCAGCGCGAACTCCTGATTCTGGAGCAGCAGGGTGCGGAGCATTTCTTCGGCGAGCCGGCGCTGAAGATCACCGACATCATGCGGACCACAAATGACGGGCGCGGCGCGATTTCGGTGCTTGCCGCCGACAAGCTGATGATGAACCCGCGTCTCTACGCGACCTTCCTGCTGTGGCTCTTGTCCGAGCTGTTCGAAGAACTGCCCGAAGTCGGCGATCCCGACAAGCCGAAGCTGGTGTTCTTCTTCGACGAGGCACATCTGCTCTTCAACGATGCGCCGAAGGTTCTCGTCGAGCGTGTCGAGCAGGTCGTCCGCCTGATCCGCTCTAAAGGCGTCGGCGTCTTTTTCGTCACGCAGAACCCGCTGGACGTACCGGAGACGGTCCTCGCCCAGCTTGGCAACCGCGTCCAGCACGCGTTGCGCGCCTATTCCCCGCGCGAACAAAAGGCCGTCAAGACGGCTGCCGACACATTCCGCCCGAATCCCGACTTCAATTGTGCCGACGTGATCACGAATCTTGGCACCGGCGAGGCTCTGGTCTCGACGCTCGAGGGCAAGGGATCGCCGTCGATCGTCGAGAGAACCCTGGTCCGGCCGCCTTCGTCGCGCCTTGGCCCGCTCACGGATGCGGAGCGGCAGAAGGTGGTGGACGTGAGCCCGGTGCGCGGTCTCTACGACGAGGACTTCGACCGCGACTCGGCTTATGAGATGCTTGCCAAACGTGCAGCCAAGGCAGCGGAACAGGCGGAGGCTGCCCGGCAGGCAGAAGAAAAACCCGCCGAGGAGACTTCCGGCGGCAGCCGCTGGACCCTGCCCGGCTTCGGCGACGATGCGGCCGAAGCGCCTTCCGGCAAGCAGGCCCGGCCGCGATCGTCCGGCTACAAGCGGGAAACCATCATGGAAGCTGCGATGAAGTCGGTCGCGCGAACGGTTGCGACCCAGGTGGGGCGAGCCCTTGTGCGCGGAATACTCGGCAGTCTGAAGCGCTAG
- a CDS encoding aldo/keto reductase, producing MHAVSSNGANIPALGFGTFRMSGAEVLRILPQALKLGFRHVDTAQIYGNEAEVGEAIQKSGIARADIFLTTKVWVDNYRHDAFIASVDESLRKLRTDHVDLLLLHWPGSDVPMAERIGALNEVRNAGKVRHIGISNFNAAQMEEATRLSDAPIATNQVEYHPYLDQTKVLQTARRLGMSLTAYYAMANGKVPADPLLAEIGGRHGKTAAQVALRWLVQQQDVIVLSKTATEARLKENFAIFDFALTREEMAAVRELARPSGRIVNPQGLAPEWDA from the coding sequence ATGCATGCAGTCAGTTCAAATGGCGCCAATATTCCCGCGCTCGGCTTCGGCACATTCCGTATGTCCGGAGCGGAGGTGCTTCGCATCCTGCCGCAGGCCCTGAAGCTCGGTTTCCGCCACGTGGACACCGCACAGATCTACGGCAACGAGGCGGAAGTCGGCGAGGCCATCCAGAAGTCCGGCATTGCACGGGCGGACATCTTCCTGACCACGAAGGTCTGGGTCGACAACTATCGCCACGACGCCTTCATCGCCTCGGTCGATGAGAGCCTGAGAAAGCTGAGAACCGACCATGTCGATCTGCTGCTTCTGCACTGGCCGGGGAGCGACGTGCCGATGGCCGAACGCATCGGCGCCCTGAACGAGGTGCGGAATGCCGGGAAAGTACGCCATATCGGCATCAGCAACTTCAACGCCGCGCAAATGGAAGAGGCGACGCGTCTCAGCGATGCGCCGATCGCCACGAACCAGGTCGAGTATCATCCTTATCTCGACCAGACGAAGGTCCTCCAGACGGCGCGGCGGCTCGGAATGTCACTCACGGCCTACTATGCCATGGCCAACGGCAAAGTGCCTGCCGACCCGCTGCTTGCGGAGATCGGCGGCCGCCACGGCAAGACGGCGGCGCAAGTGGCGCTGCGCTGGCTCGTGCAACAGCAGGACGTGATCGTGCTTTCGAAGACGGCGACGGAGGCGCGGCTCAAGGAGAATTTCGCGATATTCGACTTCGCGCTGACACGGGAGGAGATGGCGGCAGTCCGCGAGCTTGCCCGCCCGTCCGGGCGGATCGTCAATCCGCAGGGTCTTGCTCCCGAATGGGATGCGTGA
- the tam gene encoding trans-aconitate 2-methyltransferase — MAWSAAQYAKFEDERTRPARDLLAQVPDLPAGPAFDLGCGPGNSTELILERFPGSPLTGIDSDDDMLSAARTRLPGLRFEKGDLAAWAPPAESALFFANAVFQWLPEHVTLFERLILALAPGGTLAVQMPDNLDESSHLLMEETAEEAAFAPAFAGRTIRRRSLPSPATYVERLTSKEVRVDVWHTVYYHQLANANAIVEWVKGTGLRPYLDALPTTQRAGYLAAYAEKIRKAYPAMKNGRVLLRFPRLFIVATKNR, encoded by the coding sequence ATGGCCTGGTCTGCAGCGCAATATGCCAAGTTCGAGGACGAACGGACGCGTCCGGCGCGCGACCTGCTGGCGCAGGTACCCGATCTGCCCGCCGGTCCAGCCTTCGACCTCGGCTGCGGCCCGGGCAATTCGACCGAGTTGATCCTCGAACGATTTCCGGGCAGCCCGCTCACCGGCATCGACAGCGACGATGACATGCTTTCGGCCGCCCGCACCCGCCTGCCGGGCCTTCGCTTCGAAAAAGGCGACCTCGCCGCCTGGGCGCCGCCGGCGGAAAGCGCGCTCTTCTTTGCCAATGCGGTCTTCCAGTGGCTACCGGAGCATGTCACGCTTTTCGAGCGGCTCATACTGGCGCTTGCGCCCGGCGGAACGCTTGCCGTGCAGATGCCCGACAATCTCGATGAATCGTCCCATCTTCTGATGGAGGAAACGGCAGAGGAGGCCGCCTTCGCCCCGGCCTTCGCGGGCCGCACCATTCGGCGCAGGTCCCTGCCCTCACCCGCTACCTATGTCGAAAGGCTCACCTCGAAGGAGGTCCGCGTCGACGTCTGGCACACTGTCTACTATCACCAGCTCGCAAATGCGAACGCGATCGTCGAATGGGTGAAGGGCACGGGATTACGCCCCTATCTGGACGCGCTGCCCACCACTCAGCGGGCGGGCTATCTCGCCGCCTATGCCGAAAAGATCAGGAAGGCCTATCCGGCGATGAAAAACGGGCGCGTGCTCCTGCGTTTCCCGCGGCTTTTCATCGTGGCGACAAAAAATCGCTAG
- a CDS encoding haloacid dehalogenase type II: MSYAAYVFDAYGTLFDVHAAVRRHADAIGPDGQAFSELWRAKQLEYSWVRSLMGAYVDFWELTEQSLDYAFQRFPSADPGLKKPLLDAYWALDCYPEVPAVLKGLKERGARIAILSNGSPAMLASAVKNAALDIVIDDVFSVDAVKAFKTAPAVYDLVTTSYRLYPQAVSFQSSNRWDIAGATKFGFRTVWINRADGPDEYKDHGPSLILPSLESLQFGV; encoded by the coding sequence ATGTCTTACGCCGCCTATGTCTTCGATGCCTATGGCACGCTTTTCGACGTGCATGCGGCCGTACGCCGGCATGCCGATGCGATCGGGCCGGACGGCCAGGCCTTTTCGGAACTCTGGCGCGCCAAGCAGCTCGAATACTCCTGGGTGCGCTCGCTCATGGGCGCCTATGTCGACTTCTGGGAATTGACCGAGCAGTCGCTCGACTACGCCTTTCAGCGCTTCCCCTCAGCCGATCCCGGGCTCAAAAAGCCGCTTCTCGATGCCTATTGGGCGCTCGACTGTTATCCGGAAGTTCCCGCGGTCCTCAAGGGATTGAAGGAACGTGGCGCCCGCATCGCCATTCTTTCCAACGGTTCGCCGGCCATGTTGGCCTCGGCCGTCAAGAACGCCGCACTCGATATCGTCATCGACGACGTTTTCTCGGTCGATGCCGTCAAGGCGTTCAAGACGGCACCGGCTGTCTACGACCTGGTGACGACGAGCTACCGGCTCTATCCGCAGGCGGTCTCGTTCCAGTCCTCGAACCGGTGGGATATCGCCGGCGCCACGAAATTCGGCTTTCGCACCGTCTGGATCAACCGGGCCGACGGGCCGGATGAATACAAGGACCATGGTCCTTCGCTGATCCTCCCCTCGCTCGAAAGCCTGCAATTCGGCGTATGA
- a CDS encoding phosphatase, with protein MALAVQAIESAYYRPLLDANPAHPNGWPLRLIVSSQTEARHNRALWAPTHLVSIRAPATRLLSMIDLPPERHLELRFGDTIDPDAPDAARPAAIEATFDFIDSLPGEAHLLVHCLRGIGRSTALTLGVLARYLGPEEAAAALHALRPEAKPNRHVLGLCDAALGLKGKLAKQALRFPAKVWKD; from the coding sequence ATGGCTCTTGCGGTTCAGGCTATCGAGAGCGCCTATTATCGGCCCCTACTCGACGCGAATCCGGCGCATCCGAACGGTTGGCCGTTGCGCCTCATCGTGAGCTCGCAAACCGAGGCGCGGCACAATCGCGCGCTATGGGCGCCGACGCATCTCGTCTCCATCCGAGCGCCAGCGACGCGTCTGCTTTCGATGATCGACCTGCCGCCGGAGCGGCATCTGGAACTCCGCTTCGGCGACACCATCGACCCGGATGCGCCGGATGCCGCGCGTCCGGCGGCCATCGAGGCGACATTTGACTTCATCGACAGCCTGCCCGGAGAGGCGCACCTGCTGGTTCACTGCCTCAGAGGCATCGGACGTTCGACAGCGCTGACCCTCGGCGTTCTGGCGCGCTATCTGGGACCGGAGGAGGCTGCGGCAGCGCTTCACGCGCTGCGCCCGGAGGCGAAACCGAACCGGCACGTGCTCGGCCTTTGCGACGCGGCCCTCGGCCTCAAGGGCAAACTTGCGAAACAGGCGCTGCGTTTCCCGGCAAAGGTTTGGAAAGATTGA
- a CDS encoding zinc-dependent alcohol dehydrogenase family protein: MKAMYYDAFEKMPVIRTLPDPAPTENGVVIKIEATGLCRSDWHGWMGHDPDIRLPHVPGHELAGTIAATGRGVLRYRIGDRVTVPFVSGCGRCFECSSGNSQVCEAQFQPGFTHWGSFAEYVAIDFAEQNLVHLPENMDFATAASLGCRFATSFRAVVDQARVKGGEWVAVHGCGGVGLSAIMIAAALGANPIAIDISEEKLAFARTLGAVATIDGRETEDVAGAVRELTRGGAHVSLDALGSPVTCFNSIKNLRRRGRHVQVGLMLAEHATPQIPMAQVIGHELEIYGSHGMQAWRYDAMLAMITAGKLNPKQLIGREISLEEAAPALAAMDRATDLGISVITRF, from the coding sequence ATGAAAGCGATGTATTACGATGCCTTCGAGAAGATGCCGGTGATCCGGACGCTTCCCGATCCGGCGCCGACCGAGAACGGCGTCGTCATCAAGATCGAGGCGACCGGCCTTTGCCGCAGCGACTGGCACGGCTGGATGGGGCACGACCCGGACATTCGTCTTCCGCATGTGCCGGGCCACGAACTGGCAGGCACGATCGCGGCGACCGGGCGCGGGGTCCTCCGCTACAGGATCGGCGACCGGGTGACGGTACCCTTCGTTTCGGGTTGCGGCCGCTGCTTCGAATGCAGCTCCGGCAACAGCCAGGTCTGCGAAGCGCAGTTTCAACCGGGTTTCACCCACTGGGGCTCGTTTGCGGAATATGTGGCGATCGACTTTGCCGAGCAAAACCTCGTGCATCTGCCCGAGAACATGGATTTCGCAACGGCGGCGAGCCTCGGCTGCCGCTTCGCGACCTCTTTCCGGGCGGTCGTCGACCAGGCCCGCGTCAAGGGCGGCGAGTGGGTGGCTGTGCACGGCTGCGGCGGTGTCGGCCTCTCCGCAATCATGATCGCCGCCGCACTCGGCGCCAACCCCATCGCCATCGACATCTCGGAGGAGAAGCTCGCCTTCGCCCGGACGCTCGGGGCGGTCGCCACCATCGACGGCCGCGAGACGGAGGACGTCGCGGGAGCTGTCAGGGAACTCACCCGAGGTGGCGCCCACGTCTCGCTCGATGCGCTCGGCTCGCCCGTTACCTGCTTCAACTCGATCAAAAATCTGCGCCGCCGCGGCCGGCACGTCCAGGTCGGGCTTATGCTGGCGGAGCACGCGACGCCGCAGATTCCGATGGCGCAAGTGATCGGCCATGAGCTGGAGATCTATGGAAGCCACGGAATGCAGGCCTGGCGTTACGACGCAATGCTGGCAATGATCACCGCCGGGAAACTGAACCCGAAGCAGTTGATCGGCCGTGAGATATCGCTCGAAGAGGCGGCGCCGGCGCTGGCTGCGATGGACCGGGCGACAGACCTCGGCATCAGTGTCATCACGCGGTTCTGA
- a CDS encoding branched-chain amino acid aminotransferase yields MAVDTSPRSTTWTFVDGEWLAGNPPLIGPTSHAMWLGSTVFDGARWFDGIAPDLGLHCRRVNRSAEALGLKPTMSAEEIEGLTWEGVKKFDGKTAVYVKPMYWGEHGSWSVVAVDPDSTRFALCLFEAPMGNGRAGSSLTLSPFRRPTLECMPTDAKAGCLYPNNARILNEARSRGFDNALVRDMLGNIAETGSSNIFMVKDGVVFTPAANRTFLAGITRSRVMALLREAGHEVIETSLTMADFEAADEIFTSGNYSKVLPVTRLEQRELQAGPVAAKARDLYMDWAHATGGE; encoded by the coding sequence ATGGCCGTCGATACATCCCCACGATCCACCACCTGGACCTTTGTCGACGGCGAATGGCTTGCCGGCAACCCGCCGCTGATCGGCCCGACATCCCATGCGATGTGGCTCGGTTCGACCGTATTCGACGGCGCCCGCTGGTTCGACGGCATCGCGCCGGACCTCGGCCTCCATTGCCGGCGCGTCAACCGCTCCGCCGAGGCTCTGGGTCTCAAGCCAACGATGTCGGCCGAGGAGATCGAGGGACTGACCTGGGAAGGCGTGAAGAAGTTCGACGGCAAGACGGCGGTCTATGTGAAGCCCATGTATTGGGGCGAGCACGGGTCCTGGAGCGTCGTTGCGGTGGATCCTGATTCGACACGCTTCGCGCTTTGCCTTTTCGAGGCGCCGATGGGCAATGGCCGTGCCGGCTCGTCGCTGACGCTCTCTCCCTTCCGCCGGCCGACGCTCGAATGCATGCCGACCGATGCCAAGGCCGGCTGCCTCTATCCCAACAACGCCCGCATCCTCAACGAGGCACGTTCGCGCGGCTTCGACAATGCGCTGGTGCGCGACATGCTCGGCAACATCGCGGAGACCGGCTCCTCGAATATCTTCATGGTGAAGGACGGCGTCGTCTTTACGCCGGCCGCCAACAGGACCTTCCTCGCCGGCATCACCCGCTCGCGCGTGATGGCCCTTCTCAGGGAGGCAGGCCATGAAGTGATTGAAACCAGCTTGACCATGGCCGATTTCGAAGCGGCCGACGAAATCTTCACCTCGGGCAACTATTCCAAGGTGCTGCCTGTCACCCGCCTCGAGCAGCGCGAATTGCAGGCCGGTCCGGTCGCGGCGAAGGCGCGCGATCTCTACATGGACTGGGCGCACGCGACCGGAGGAGAGTAA
- a CDS encoding VOC family protein: protein MEFHQGRLIDHVHLRVGDLRASKRFYQAVLGALGHQPTYETDEFFAFDEFFVDAAEDYRTRVHLAFQASGPDAVQRFYDAGLANGGTDNGPPGERSYHPGYYAAFLLDPDGNNVEAVYHGPNTRSSADVVVRPLEP, encoded by the coding sequence ATGGAATTTCACCAGGGACGGCTCATCGACCATGTGCATCTTCGCGTCGGGGACCTCAGGGCGAGCAAGCGGTTCTATCAGGCGGTGCTCGGCGCGCTTGGCCACCAGCCGACCTACGAGACCGACGAGTTCTTTGCGTTCGACGAGTTCTTCGTCGACGCGGCGGAGGATTACCGCACCCGCGTCCACCTCGCATTCCAGGCCTCGGGCCCCGATGCGGTGCAGCGGTTCTACGATGCCGGACTGGCCAATGGAGGCACCGACAATGGACCGCCCGGAGAGCGAAGCTACCATCCGGGCTATTATGCCGCGTTTCTCCTCGACCCGGACGGCAACAATGTCGAAGCGGTCTATCACGGACCGAACACGCGCTCGTCCGCGGATGTGGTCGTCCGTCCGCTTGAACCGTGA
- a CDS encoding superoxide dismutase — translation MAFELPNLPYDYDALAPYMSRETLEYHHDKHHLAYVTNGNKLAEEAGLSDLSLEDIVKKSYGTNQPLFNNAGQHYNHVHFWKWMKKGGGGTSLPGKLDAAVKSDLGGYDKFRADFIAAGAGQFGSGWAWLSVKNGKLEISKTPNGENPLVHGATPILGVDVWEHSYYIDYRNARPKYLEAFVDNLINWDYVLELYEAAAK, via the coding sequence ATGGCTTTCGAATTGCCGAACCTTCCCTATGACTACGATGCGCTTGCGCCTTACATGTCGCGCGAAACGCTCGAATACCATCACGACAAGCACCACCTCGCTTACGTGACGAACGGCAACAAGCTCGCCGAGGAAGCCGGTCTTTCCGATCTTTCGCTGGAAGATATCGTCAAGAAATCCTACGGCACCAACCAGCCGTTGTTCAACAATGCCGGCCAGCACTACAACCATGTTCACTTCTGGAAGTGGATGAAGAAGGGCGGCGGCGGCACCAGCCTGCCCGGCAAGCTCGATGCGGCGGTCAAATCGGATCTTGGCGGCTACGACAAGTTCCGCGCCGATTTCATTGCTGCCGGCGCAGGTCAGTTCGGCTCGGGCTGGGCCTGGCTTTCCGTTAAGAACGGCAAGCTGGAAATCTCCAAGACCCCGAACGGCGAAAATCCGCTCGTCCACGGCGCAACCCCGATCCTCGGCGTCGATGTGTGGGAACATTCCTATTACATCGACTACCGCAACGCGCGTCCGAAATACCTGGAAGCCTTCGTCGACAATCTCATCAACTGGGATTACGTCCTCGAGCTGTACGAAGCGGCTGCAAAGTAA